One window of Nymphaea colorata isolate Beijing-Zhang1983 chromosome 1, ASM883128v2, whole genome shotgun sequence genomic DNA carries:
- the LOC116267009 gene encoding protein MIZU-KUSSEI 1-like — protein MIGTGSQRNRIVDGPIAVDCSKDVRSWSLIRSLVELMVPCCVPHSMSYPPSEDAQSTLGSTITGTFFGYRKSRVSFCVQEDSGRAPLLLLEFAIPTCYLAKEMRSGLLRIALECDRPGGRAGSLFSVPAWTMYCNGRKVGYAIRRQMSETDASILKMMRSVSVGAGVLPAESKSGDGELMFLRASFERIAGSPDSESFHLINPDGNSSQELSIFLLRS, from the coding sequence ATGATCGGCACCGGAAGCCAGAGGAATCGAATAGTCGACGGCCCAATCGCCGTCGATTGCAGCAAGGACGTCAGAAGCTGGAGCTTGATTCGATCCCTGGTCGAGCTCATGGTCCCATGTTGTGTTCCTCACTCGATGTCTTACCCACCATCGGAGGACGCCCAGTCCACTCTCGGCTCGACCATAACAGGCACGTTCTTCGGCTACAGGAAGAGCCGAGTCAGCTTCTGCGTCCAGGAAGACTCCGGCAGGGCCCCCTTGCTCCTCCTCGAATTCGCCATCCCAACCTGCTACCTTGCCAAGGAAATGCGGTCCGGGCTCCTGAGGATCGCCCTTGAGTGTGACCGGCCCGGCGGCCGTGCCGGATCCCTGTTCTCTGTGCCGGCCTGGACCATGTACTGCAACGGCCGGAAAGTTGGGTACGCCATCAGGCGTCAGATGAGCGAGACCGATGCATCGATCCTCAAGATGATGCGGTCGGTGTCGGTCGGTGCTGGAGTGTTGCCAGCCGAGTCGAAGTCCGGCGATGGGGAGCTCATGTTCTTGAGAGCCAGCTTCGAGAGGATCGCCGGCTCACCCGACTCCGAGTCGTTTCATCTGATAAATCCTGACGGGAACTCATCGCAGGAGCTGAGCATTTTCTTGCTAAGATCATAA